In Anopheles gambiae chromosome 2, idAnoGambNW_F1_1, whole genome shotgun sequence, a single window of DNA contains:
- the LOC3290701 gene encoding protein obstructor-E isoform X1 — MSMGQASWKAHGIILAALVIGLASGQRQDQEDPCKTKSKVVGDVTYCDRYWECINNQPELYDCPNGLVFAGKHRGVTEGCDYPWRSNYCDGKQLANGPISTEHCDWLYGIFGHETSCTRYWTCWNGTATEQLCIGGLLYNENAHSCDWPENVDGCQKHPLCNEDANGNVPLGKSCNRYWQCQGGYPRLQRCPAMLVFDRRSLRCVVPPTEDCDVPTTPLPLEYEPEQQQQQQQGKGNPNAIYQPSGAGGLQGGKLQSGGRNKN, encoded by the exons GGCTCGCCAGTGGACAGCGCCAGGACCAGGAGGACCCGTGCAAAACCAAGTCGAAGGTGGTCGGTGACGTGACGTACTGCGATCGGTACTGGGAGTGCATCAACAACCAGCCGGAGCTGTACGACTGCCCGAACGGGCTCGTGTTCGCCGGCAAGCACCGGGGCGTCACGGAGGGCTGCGACTACCCGTGGCGTTCGAACTACTGCGACGGCAAGCAACTGGCAA ACGGGCCAATCTCGACGGAGCACTGCGATTGGCTGTACGGCATCTTTGGGCACGAGACGTCCTGCACGCGGTACTGGACCTGCTGGAACGGTACGGCGACGGAGCAGCTCTGCATCGGTGGGCTGCTGTACAACGAGAACGCGCACAGCTGCGATTGGCCCGAGAACGTTGATGGATGCCAGAAGCACC CACTCTGCAACGAGGATGCGAATGGCAACGTGCCGCTAGGCAAGTCCTGCAATCGCTACTGGCAGTGTCAGGGTGGCTACCCGCGGCTGCAGCGCTGCCCCGCCATGCTGGTGTTCGATCGGCGCAGTCTGCGCTGTGTCGTGCCACCGACCGAGGACTGTGATGTGCCAACGACCCCGCTGCCCTTGGAATACGAAccagaacagcagcagcagcagcagcagggcaag GGAAATCCAAACGCCATTTACCAACCGTCCGGCGCCGGTGGACTGCAGGGTGGCAAATTGCAATCGGGAGGACGAAACAAGAACTAA
- the LOC3290701 gene encoding protein obstructor-E isoform X2 gives MSMGQASWKAHGIILAALVIGLASGQRQDQEDPCKTKSKVVGDVTYCDRYWECINNQPELYDCPNGLVFAGKHRGVTEGCDYPWRSNYCDGKQLANGPISTEHCDWLYGIFGHETSCTRYWTCWNGTATEQLCIGGLLYNENAHSCDWPENVDGCQKHPLCNEDANGNVPLGKSCNRYWQCQGGYPRLQRCPAMLVFDRRSLRCVVPPTEDCDVPTTPLPLEYEPEQQQQQQQGKGGKLQSGGRNKN, from the exons GGCTCGCCAGTGGACAGCGCCAGGACCAGGAGGACCCGTGCAAAACCAAGTCGAAGGTGGTCGGTGACGTGACGTACTGCGATCGGTACTGGGAGTGCATCAACAACCAGCCGGAGCTGTACGACTGCCCGAACGGGCTCGTGTTCGCCGGCAAGCACCGGGGCGTCACGGAGGGCTGCGACTACCCGTGGCGTTCGAACTACTGCGACGGCAAGCAACTGGCAA ACGGGCCAATCTCGACGGAGCACTGCGATTGGCTGTACGGCATCTTTGGGCACGAGACGTCCTGCACGCGGTACTGGACCTGCTGGAACGGTACGGCGACGGAGCAGCTCTGCATCGGTGGGCTGCTGTACAACGAGAACGCGCACAGCTGCGATTGGCCCGAGAACGTTGATGGATGCCAGAAGCACC CACTCTGCAACGAGGATGCGAATGGCAACGTGCCGCTAGGCAAGTCCTGCAATCGCTACTGGCAGTGTCAGGGTGGCTACCCGCGGCTGCAGCGCTGCCCCGCCATGCTGGTGTTCGATCGGCGCAGTCTGCGCTGTGTCGTGCCACCGACCGAGGACTGTGATGTGCCAACGACCCCGCTGCCCTTGGAATACGAAccagaacagcagcagcagcagcagcagggcaag GGTGGCAAATTGCAATCGGGAGGACGAAACAAGAACTAA